The following proteins come from a genomic window of Streptomyces sp. NBC_01716:
- a CDS encoding ABC transporter ATP-binding protein: MTRTRGIHSTSTAHSDGNVIEVDRLRRTYAGGFQAVNEISFTVGEGELFALLGTNGAGKTSTVEMLEGLTRPSGGTVRVFGRDPYTDRARVRPRTGVMLQEGGFPSDLTVKETVQMWGGCTSGARPAGEALELVGMTKRADVRVKQLSGGEKRRLDLALALLGQPEVLFLDEPTTGLDAEGRRDTWELVRQLRDGGTTVLLTTHYLEEAEGLADRLAIMHAGRIVVSGTPAEVTATRPARIRFRLPVGVEPGHLPLTLRAAADGRQISIRTQELQRDLGELLRWAGEFGVHLEALDARSASLEEAFLDIAAQRTEAAAAGTGMDGTGTGGTGEAVAA; encoded by the coding sequence ATGACACGAACTCGGGGAATCCACAGCACGAGCACAGCGCATTCGGACGGGAACGTCATCGAGGTGGACCGGCTCCGGCGCACGTATGCCGGCGGGTTCCAGGCGGTGAACGAGATCTCCTTCACCGTCGGGGAGGGGGAGCTGTTCGCGCTGCTCGGTACGAACGGCGCGGGCAAGACCTCCACCGTCGAGATGCTGGAGGGCCTCACCCGCCCCAGCGGCGGGACGGTACGGGTCTTCGGGCGGGACCCGTACACGGACAGGGCGCGGGTACGGCCGCGGACCGGGGTGATGCTCCAGGAGGGCGGCTTTCCGAGCGATCTGACGGTCAAGGAGACCGTACAGATGTGGGGAGGCTGCACCAGCGGCGCACGGCCCGCCGGCGAGGCGCTGGAGCTCGTGGGGATGACCAAGCGCGCCGACGTGCGGGTCAAGCAGCTCTCCGGCGGTGAGAAGCGGCGCCTGGACCTCGCGCTCGCGCTGCTCGGGCAGCCCGAAGTGCTGTTCCTGGACGAGCCGACGACCGGACTGGACGCCGAGGGGCGGCGGGACACCTGGGAGCTGGTACGGCAGCTGCGCGACGGCGGCACGACCGTCCTGCTGACCACGCACTACCTGGAGGAGGCCGAGGGCCTCGCGGACCGGCTGGCGATCATGCACGCGGGCCGGATCGTGGTCTCGGGCACACCGGCGGAGGTGACGGCGACCCGGCCGGCCCGGATCCGGTTCAGGCTGCCCGTGGGGGTGGAGCCGGGGCATCTGCCGCTCACGCTGCGCGCGGCGGCGGACGGCCGGCAGATCAGCATCCGTACGCAGGAACTCCAGCGGGATCTCGGTGAACTGCTCCGCTGGGCCGGGGAGTTCGGCGTACACCTGGAAGCGCTCGATGCCCGCTCGGCCTCGCTCGAAGAGGCGTTCCTGGACATCGCGGCACAGCGCACCGAGGCCGCGGCCGCCGGTACGGGCATGGACGGCACGGGCACAGGCGGCACGGGAGAGGCGGTAGCGGCATGA
- a CDS encoding histone-like nucleoid-structuring protein Lsr2 translates to MAQRVVVTLSDDIDGGEAAETVSFGLDGKSYEIDLNPANAKKLRKALAPYLEAGRRQTHAGRNRKSYRHTALAPDPAAVRAWALSHRMEVPARGRIPKRVYEAFREAS, encoded by the coding sequence GTGGCGCAGCGCGTAGTGGTCACGCTCTCCGACGACATCGACGGCGGAGAAGCGGCGGAAACGGTCTCGTTCGGCCTCGACGGGAAGTCGTACGAGATCGACCTCAATCCCGCCAATGCAAAGAAACTGCGCAAGGCGCTGGCCCCCTACCTGGAGGCGGGCCGGCGGCAGACCCATGCCGGCAGGAACCGTAAGTCTTACCGGCACACGGCCCTCGCGCCCGACCCGGCGGCCGTACGCGCCTGGGCGCTCTCGCACCGGATGGAGGTGCCGGCCCGCGGCCGGATCCCCAAGCGGGTCTACGAGGCGTTCCGCGAGGCGAGTTGA
- the purS gene encoding phosphoribosylformylglycinamidine synthase subunit PurS: MARVVVDVMLKPEILDPQGQAVQRALPRLGFDGIADVRQGKRFELEVEGPVDEAALARIHEMAETFLANTVIEDFVVKVES, from the coding sequence GTGGCACGCGTCGTAGTCGACGTCATGCTCAAGCCGGAGATCCTCGACCCGCAAGGACAAGCAGTGCAGCGCGCACTGCCCCGGCTGGGTTTCGACGGGATCGCGGACGTCCGCCAGGGAAAGCGTTTCGAGCTGGAGGTGGAGGGCCCGGTCGACGAGGCCGCCCTCGCCCGCATCCATGAGATGGCCGAGACGTTCCTCGCCAACACCGTCATCGAGGACTTCGTCGTAAAGGTGGAGTCGTGA
- the purQ gene encoding phosphoribosylformylglycinamidine synthase subunit PurQ, whose amino-acid sequence MTTRIGVVTFPGTLDDRDSLRAVRIAGAEPVSLWHRDKDIKQVDAVVLAGGFSYGDYLRAGAISRFSPVMETIIEQAKGGMPVLGICNGFQILTETHLLPGAMLRNNHLHFICRDQRLRVENAESAWTADYTAGQEISVPLKNIDGRYVAAEPVLDELEAEGRVAFRYLDGNPNGSLRDIAGITNAAGNVVGLMPHPEHAVEPLIGTGRTDGLGFFTSILKKLVSA is encoded by the coding sequence GTGACCACTCGTATCGGAGTCGTCACTTTCCCCGGCACTCTCGACGACCGCGACAGTCTTCGCGCGGTGCGGATCGCCGGAGCCGAGCCTGTCTCACTCTGGCACCGCGACAAGGACATCAAGCAGGTGGACGCCGTTGTCCTGGCGGGCGGATTCAGCTACGGCGACTATCTGCGGGCCGGTGCCATTTCCCGTTTCTCGCCGGTGATGGAGACGATCATCGAGCAGGCGAAGGGCGGTATGCCGGTCCTGGGGATCTGCAACGGCTTCCAGATCCTCACGGAAACGCATCTGCTGCCGGGCGCCATGCTGCGCAACAACCATCTGCACTTCATCTGCCGCGACCAGCGGCTGCGGGTGGAGAACGCGGAGAGCGCGTGGACCGCCGACTACACGGCGGGCCAGGAGATCTCCGTACCGCTGAAGAACATCGACGGCCGGTACGTGGCCGCCGAGCCGGTCCTGGACGAGCTGGAGGCCGAGGGCCGGGTCGCCTTCCGCTATCTGGACGGCAATCCGAACGGCTCGCTCCGCGACATCGCGGGCATCACGAACGCGGCGGGCAACGTCGTCGGTCTGATGCCGCACCCCGAGCACGCCGTGGAACCGCTGATCGGTACGGGCCGTACCGACGGGCTCGGGTTCTTCACCTCGATCCTGAAGAAGCTGGTAAGCGCCTGA
- the purL gene encoding phosphoribosylformylglycinamidine synthase subunit PurL: MTIKNLDTVKHATGTPDVDQPWKELGLKEDEYTRIREILQRRPTGAELAMYSVMWSEHCSYKSSKVHLKQFGDKAPASDAMLVGIGENAGVVDVGQGYAVTFKVESHNHPSYIEPYQGAATGVGGIVRDILAMGARPVAVVDPLRFGAADHPDTRRVLPGVVAGIGGYGNCLGLPNIGGEVVFDPCYQGNPLVNAGCIGVMRHEDIHLAQASGTGNKVILYGARTGGDGIGGVSVLASETFESTGPAKRPAVQVGDPFQEKLLIECTLELFAEKLVAGIQDLGGAGLSCATSELASAGSGGMRVELDTVPLRDSSLSPEEILMSESQERMCAVVEPDKVDRFMEICEKWDVIATVIGEVTEGTRLEIFWHGEQIVDVPPRSVAHDGPVYHRPYARPDWQDALQADDANKLARPANSAELREQVLRLVASPNQASKAWITDQYDRFVQGNTVLAQPEDAGMVRIDESTNLGVAMATDGNGRFAKLDPYAGAQLALAEAYRNVAASGAKPLAISDCLNFGSPEDPAVMWQFAEATRGLADGCLQLGTPVTGGNVSLYNQTGETAIHPTPVVAVLGVIDDVTRRTPIAFAEEGQLLYLLGETREEFGGSAWSQVIHDHLGGLPPKVDLDREKLLGEILISASRDGMIDAAHDLSDGGLIQAVTESCLRGGNGARLVVPDTSSISGSATGDAFTFLFSESAGRAVVAVPRSEETRFTDMCGARGLPATRIGVVDGEEVEVQGEFSIPLSELRTAHEGTIEALLA, from the coding sequence ATGACGATCAAGAACCTGGACACCGTCAAGCACGCGACGGGGACGCCCGACGTCGACCAGCCCTGGAAGGAACTCGGCCTCAAGGAGGACGAGTACACGCGGATCCGCGAGATCCTCCAGCGCCGGCCGACCGGCGCCGAACTGGCCATGTACTCGGTGATGTGGTCCGAGCACTGCTCGTACAAGAGCAGCAAGGTCCATCTCAAGCAGTTCGGCGACAAGGCCCCGGCAAGTGACGCGATGCTGGTGGGCATCGGCGAGAACGCGGGCGTCGTGGACGTCGGCCAGGGGTACGCGGTCACCTTCAAGGTCGAGTCGCACAACCACCCCTCGTACATCGAGCCCTATCAGGGCGCGGCCACCGGCGTCGGCGGCATCGTGCGCGACATCCTCGCCATGGGCGCCCGCCCGGTCGCCGTCGTGGACCCGCTGCGCTTCGGCGCGGCCGACCACCCCGACACCCGGCGGGTGCTGCCAGGGGTCGTCGCCGGCATCGGCGGTTACGGCAACTGCCTGGGCCTGCCGAACATCGGCGGCGAGGTCGTCTTCGACCCCTGCTACCAGGGCAATCCGCTGGTCAACGCCGGCTGCATCGGCGTGATGAGGCACGAGGACATCCACCTCGCGCAGGCGTCGGGCACCGGCAACAAGGTGATCCTGTACGGCGCCCGCACCGGCGGCGACGGCATCGGCGGCGTCTCGGTGCTGGCCTCCGAGACCTTCGAGTCGACCGGACCGGCCAAGCGGCCCGCCGTCCAGGTCGGTGACCCCTTCCAGGAGAAGCTCCTCATCGAGTGCACCCTGGAGCTCTTCGCGGAGAAGCTGGTCGCCGGTATCCAGGACCTCGGCGGCGCCGGGCTCTCCTGTGCGACGAGCGAGCTGGCCTCGGCCGGATCGGGCGGTATGCGGGTCGAGTTGGACACCGTGCCGCTACGCGACTCGTCCCTCTCGCCCGAGGAAATCCTCATGAGCGAGTCGCAGGAACGCATGTGCGCGGTCGTCGAGCCCGACAAGGTCGACCGCTTCATGGAGATCTGCGAGAAGTGGGACGTCATCGCCACCGTCATCGGTGAGGTCACCGAGGGCACCCGGCTGGAGATCTTCTGGCACGGCGAGCAGATCGTGGACGTGCCGCCGCGCTCGGTCGCGCACGACGGCCCGGTCTACCACCGTCCGTACGCCCGTCCCGACTGGCAGGACGCGCTCCAGGCCGACGACGCCAACAAGCTTGCCCGGCCCGCGAATTCGGCCGAGCTGCGGGAGCAGGTGCTGCGGCTCGTCGCGTCGCCGAACCAGGCGTCGAAGGCGTGGATCACCGACCAGTACGACCGCTTCGTCCAGGGCAACACGGTGCTCGCGCAGCCCGAGGACGCGGGCATGGTCCGGATCGACGAGTCGACCAACCTCGGTGTGGCGATGGCGACGGACGGCAACGGCCGGTTCGCCAAGCTCGACCCGTACGCGGGCGCGCAGCTCGCGCTGGCGGAGGCGTACCGCAACGTGGCCGCCTCCGGCGCCAAGCCGCTCGCCATCTCGGACTGCCTGAACTTCGGTTCGCCCGAGGACCCGGCGGTCATGTGGCAGTTCGCCGAGGCCACGCGCGGACTCGCGGACGGCTGCCTCCAGTTGGGCACCCCGGTCACCGGCGGCAACGTCTCGCTCTACAACCAGACCGGTGAGACGGCGATCCACCCGACGCCGGTCGTGGCCGTGCTCGGTGTGATCGACGACGTCACGCGCCGTACGCCGATCGCCTTCGCGGAAGAGGGCCAGCTCCTCTATCTGCTGGGCGAGACCCGCGAGGAGTTCGGCGGGTCGGCGTGGTCGCAGGTGATCCACGACCATCTGGGCGGACTGCCGCCGAAGGTGGACCTGGACCGGGAGAAGCTGCTCGGCGAGATCCTGATCTCGGCCTCGCGCGACGGCATGATCGACGCGGCGCACGACCTGAGCGACGGCGGTCTGATCCAGGCCGTCACCGAGTCGTGCCTGCGGGGCGGCAACGGCGCGCGGCTGGTCGTGCCGGACACGTCGTCGATCAGCGGCTCCGCCACGGGCGACGCCTTCACGTTCCTGTTCAGCGAGTCGGCCGGGCGCGCGGTCGTCGCGGTGCCGCGCAGTGAGGAGACGCGCTTCACCGACATGTGCGGGGCCCGCGGGCTGCCGGCGACGCGGATCGGTGTCGTGGACGGTGAAGAGGTCGAGGTCCAGGGCGAGTTCAGCATTCCGCTGAGCGAGCTGCGGACGGCGCACGAGGGGACGATCGAGGCGCTGCTCGCCTGA
- a CDS encoding ArsR/SmtB family transcription factor: MELEERVAELERRLAALERAEPEASPRPPRGERPGPTPDDTFRPLRLLEEQLAELDAPGGGVTYTGSVRLPTEEHYKWQFTELTDGVLDADWSQAADCFAALGHAVRLRLLREILGGLRTAAELAALDDIGTTGQIYHHLRQLTGAGWLQTTGRGRYEVPGARVVPLLVMLSAARN, translated from the coding sequence ATGGAACTGGAGGAGCGCGTCGCCGAGCTGGAGCGCCGGCTCGCGGCGCTGGAGCGCGCGGAGCCGGAGGCGTCGCCCCGGCCGCCGCGAGGGGAGCGGCCGGGGCCGACGCCGGACGACACCTTCCGGCCGCTCCGGCTCCTGGAGGAGCAACTCGCGGAGCTGGACGCGCCCGGCGGCGGCGTGACGTACACGGGCTCGGTACGGCTGCCGACCGAGGAGCACTACAAGTGGCAGTTCACCGAGCTGACCGACGGGGTGCTCGACGCCGACTGGTCGCAGGCCGCCGACTGCTTCGCCGCGCTCGGGCACGCCGTACGGCTGCGGCTGCTGCGCGAGATCCTCGGCGGTCTGCGTACGGCGGCCGAACTGGCCGCGCTCGACGACATAGGCACCACCGGCCAGATCTACCACCACCTGCGCCAGCTGACCGGGGCCGGCTGGCTCCAGACGACGGGGCGGGGGCGTTACGAGGTGCCGGGCGCCCGGGTCGTACCGCTGCTGGTGATGCTGTCCGCCGCCAGGAACTGA
- a CDS encoding M23 family metallopeptidase, which translates to MSVRKLAMTVARACWLFVLVLVLGMIFANLYPPLWLLCVPAVLPIVVFVVLGRLTSAALKGPAARAPVETLAPVSGRWTALNSPADKVPSHGIHGYGQTYAIDILAAPEPDTRPPFAKLWPLARGNGRYPAFGAPVLAVADATVVRVLDRRRDHLTRTSLPALTWMMLVEGAAREAAGPSWIVGNHVVLDLGDGTYALYAHLKRGSVTVAAGDTVRAGQRIAACGNTGNSTEAHVHFQLMDGLDLDTARGIPFTWRGVGVPANGESFTPPEALTPRETSTTEVPSADRLD; encoded by the coding sequence ATGTCCGTCCGGAAACTGGCCATGACCGTGGCCCGTGCCTGCTGGCTGTTCGTCCTCGTGCTGGTCCTCGGCATGATCTTCGCGAACCTGTATCCGCCGCTGTGGCTGCTCTGCGTCCCCGCCGTGCTGCCCATCGTGGTGTTCGTGGTTCTCGGGCGGCTGACGTCAGCCGCGCTGAAGGGGCCCGCCGCCCGCGCGCCCGTCGAGACACTGGCGCCGGTGTCCGGGCGCTGGACCGCGCTCAACAGCCCGGCGGACAAGGTGCCCAGCCATGGCATTCACGGCTACGGCCAGACGTACGCCATCGACATCCTGGCCGCTCCGGAGCCCGACACCCGCCCGCCGTTCGCGAAGCTGTGGCCGCTCGCGCGCGGGAACGGCCGCTATCCGGCCTTCGGCGCCCCCGTGCTGGCCGTGGCCGACGCGACGGTCGTACGGGTGCTGGACCGGCGCCGCGACCATCTGACCCGGACGTCTCTCCCGGCGCTCACCTGGATGATGCTGGTCGAAGGGGCGGCGCGGGAAGCGGCGGGGCCGTCGTGGATCGTCGGCAACCACGTGGTGCTTGACCTCGGTGACGGCACGTACGCCCTGTACGCGCACCTGAAGCGGGGCTCGGTGACCGTCGCGGCCGGAGACACGGTGCGCGCGGGGCAGCGGATCGCCGCGTGCGGCAACACCGGCAACTCGACGGAGGCCCACGTCCACTTTCAGCTGATGGACGGGCTCGATCTGGACACCGCGCGCGGCATCCCCTTCACCTGGCGCGGGGTGGGGGTCCCGGCCAACGGCGAGTCGTTCACGCCGCCCGAGGCGCTGACCCCGCGGGAGACGTCCACGACGGAAGTCCCGTCCGCCGACCGGCTCGATTAG
- a CDS encoding maleylpyruvate isomerase family mycothiol-dependent enzyme has translation MPPAKKRKQRGYDSDRTRTAVLTQFAHVREAVAALTPEQLALPAGLGDWTVRELTAHLCMGVESVSRAVEQPAPPAVELGLPEWAFATAAVAAPISDDVKVYAASAEPAELFERTAGRITGLLKDTPPERLIAVRVGAMRLGDFLVTRAVELVVHTDDLNRALGLAVPLDRQALAACTRLLADALAIKAPGASTEVRIPPYAVVQCVEGPRHTRGTPPNVVETDPVTWLRLATGRTAWADALAAARVSASGERADLGGLLPVMS, from the coding sequence ATGCCCCCGGCCAAGAAGCGCAAACAACGCGGTTACGACTCCGACAGGACCCGTACCGCCGTCCTCACCCAGTTCGCGCACGTGCGCGAAGCGGTCGCCGCCCTCACCCCCGAGCAGCTCGCCCTCCCCGCCGGCCTCGGCGACTGGACCGTACGCGAACTGACCGCACACCTGTGCATGGGCGTCGAGAGCGTCAGCCGCGCGGTGGAGCAGCCGGCGCCGCCCGCCGTGGAGCTGGGACTGCCCGAGTGGGCGTTCGCGACCGCCGCGGTGGCCGCCCCGATCTCGGACGACGTCAAGGTGTACGCGGCCTCCGCCGAGCCCGCCGAACTGTTCGAACGCACCGCGGGCCGGATCACCGGCCTGCTGAAGGACACCCCGCCCGAGCGGCTGATCGCCGTCCGGGTGGGCGCCATGAGGCTGGGGGACTTCCTGGTCACCCGGGCCGTCGAGCTCGTAGTCCACACCGACGACCTGAACCGCGCCCTCGGGCTCGCCGTCCCTCTCGACCGGCAGGCGCTCGCCGCCTGCACCCGGCTGCTCGCCGACGCGCTCGCGATCAAGGCGCCGGGAGCGTCCACGGAGGTGCGGATCCCGCCGTACGCCGTCGTGCAGTGCGTGGAGGGGCCCCGGCACACCCGAGGCACCCCGCCGAACGTCGTCGAGACGGACCCGGTCACCTGGCTGCGGCTCGCCACGGGGCGTACGGCATGGGCCGACGCGCTGGCAGCGGCACGGGTCAGCGCCAGCGGGGAACGCGCGGACCTCGGCGGGCTGCTCCCGGTCATGAGCTGA
- a CDS encoding META domain-containing protein: MTTVTALTTLALLALAGCGTESGRESDGAAEAGSSVRTDLPLTDVRWNIESLNVGGKKAPVPSGASVEIDSKGKASARTGCNSIGAEVTIEGDTLTVGEKSTTMIACPDELAAFEKALGDAFGGKLKAKVEDKKLTLTGAGGDSIALSAEEPAPLVGTGWAVTSLLAGETASSLPKDKKGETAKATLTFAKDGTVSGDLGCNTFSASAKTTDTTITFGPVKSTRKICPEPGMSLERKLLKVLDGQVTYEVHHRELTLKTADGSGFGAAAGTPAK; this comes from the coding sequence GTGACCACCGTCACCGCCCTCACGACCCTGGCCCTCCTCGCCCTCGCCGGCTGCGGCACCGAGTCCGGCAGAGAGTCCGACGGGGCGGCCGAGGCCGGGAGCTCGGTGCGGACCGATCTGCCCCTCACCGATGTGCGCTGGAACATCGAGAGCCTGAACGTCGGCGGCAAGAAGGCCCCGGTGCCCTCGGGCGCCAGTGTGGAGATTGACTCCAAGGGCAAGGCCAGCGCACGGACCGGCTGCAACTCCATCGGCGCAGAGGTCACCATCGAGGGCGACACCCTCACTGTCGGTGAGAAGTCCACGACGATGATCGCCTGCCCGGATGAGCTGGCGGCCTTCGAGAAGGCACTCGGCGACGCCTTCGGCGGCAAGCTCAAGGCCAAGGTCGAGGACAAGAAGCTCACCCTCACCGGCGCCGGAGGCGACTCCATCGCCCTGTCCGCCGAGGAGCCGGCCCCGCTCGTGGGCACGGGGTGGGCCGTCACCAGCCTTCTCGCCGGGGAAACGGCCAGTTCGCTGCCCAAGGACAAGAAGGGCGAGACCGCGAAGGCGACGCTCACCTTCGCCAAGGACGGCACCGTGAGCGGCGATCTCGGCTGCAACACGTTCTCGGCGTCCGCGAAGACCACGGACACCACGATCACCTTCGGACCGGTCAAATCCACCAGGAAGATCTGCCCGGAGCCGGGAATGTCCCTGGAACGCAAGCTCCTGAAGGTGCTCGACGGACAGGTGACGTATGAGGTGCACCACCGTGAGCTGACCCTCAAGACGGCCGACGGCAGCGGTTTCGGGGCCGCCGCCGGCACCCCCGCGAAGTAG
- the purF gene encoding amidophosphoribosyltransferase — protein MPRGDGRLSHDLLPGEKGPQDACGVFGVWAPGEEVAKLTYFGLYALQHRGQESAGIAVSNGSQILVFKDMGLVSQVFDETSLGSLQGHIAVGHARYSTTGASVWENAQPTFRATAHGSIALGHNGNLVNTAELAGLVADLPKENGRTTRVAATNDTDLITALLAGQTDDDGKSLTVEQAAPRVLPHVKGAFSLVFMDEHTLYAARDPQGIRPLVLGRLERGWVVASESAALDICGATYVREIEPGELIAIDENGLRSSRFAEAKPKGCVFEYVYLARPDTDIAGRNVYLSRVEMGRKLAKEAPADADLVIATPESGTPAAIGYAEASGIPYGSGLVKNAYVGRTFIQPSQTIRQLGIRLKLNPLKEVIRGKRLVVVDDSIVRGNTQRALVKMLREAGAAEVHIRISSPPVKWPCFFGIDFATRAELIANGMSIEEIGRSLGADSLSYISIDGMIEATTIAKPNLCRACFDGEYPMDLPDPELLGKQLLETELAGGADAADALRRP, from the coding sequence GTGCCTCGTGGTGATGGACGACTCAGCCACGACCTCCTCCCCGGCGAGAAGGGCCCTCAGGACGCTTGCGGCGTCTTCGGAGTCTGGGCCCCCGGTGAAGAGGTCGCCAAGCTCACCTACTTCGGACTGTATGCACTGCAACACCGCGGACAGGAATCCGCGGGTATCGCAGTGAGCAACGGCTCCCAGATTCTTGTCTTCAAAGACATGGGCCTTGTCTCACAGGTCTTCGACGAAACCTCCCTCGGCTCCCTCCAAGGGCATATCGCCGTGGGCCACGCCCGCTACTCCACCACCGGAGCGTCGGTGTGGGAGAACGCGCAGCCGACGTTCCGGGCCACCGCGCACGGTTCGATCGCGCTCGGTCACAACGGCAATCTGGTCAATACGGCGGAGCTCGCCGGACTGGTCGCCGACCTCCCCAAGGAGAACGGCCGCACGACCCGCGTCGCGGCCACCAACGACACCGACCTGATCACGGCGCTCCTCGCCGGACAGACGGACGACGACGGCAAGTCCCTCACCGTCGAACAGGCCGCACCGCGGGTCCTGCCGCACGTCAAGGGCGCCTTCTCGCTCGTCTTCATGGACGAGCACACCCTCTACGCGGCCCGCGACCCCCAGGGCATCCGCCCGCTGGTCCTCGGCCGGCTCGAACGCGGATGGGTCGTGGCCTCCGAGAGCGCCGCGCTCGACATCTGCGGCGCGACGTACGTCCGGGAGATCGAGCCCGGCGAGCTGATCGCCATCGACGAGAACGGTCTCCGCAGCTCCCGATTCGCTGAAGCGAAGCCCAAGGGCTGTGTCTTCGAGTATGTGTATCTGGCCCGCCCGGACACTGACATCGCCGGCCGGAACGTCTACCTCTCCCGGGTGGAGATGGGGCGCAAACTCGCCAAGGAAGCACCGGCCGACGCCGACCTCGTCATAGCCACTCCCGAGTCAGGCACCCCCGCCGCGATCGGGTACGCGGAGGCGAGCGGCATCCCGTACGGCTCGGGACTGGTGAAGAACGCGTACGTGGGCCGGACGTTCATCCAGCCCTCACAGACCATCCGCCAGCTCGGCATCCGCCTCAAGCTCAATCCTCTTAAAGAGGTCATCAGAGGCAAGCGCCTGGTGGTCGTCGACGACTCGATCGTCCGCGGCAACACCCAGCGGGCCCTGGTCAAGATGCTCCGCGAGGCGGGCGCGGCCGAGGTTCACATCCGGATCTCGTCCCCGCCGGTGAAGTGGCCCTGCTTCTTCGGCATCGACTTCGCCACCCGCGCGGAGCTGATCGCCAACGGCATGTCCATCGAGGAGATCGGCAGGTCACTGGGTGCCGACTCCCTCTCGTACATCTCCATCGACGGCATGATCGAGGCGACCACCATCGCCAAGCCGAACCTCTGCCGCGCCTGCTTCGACGGCGAGTACCCGATGGATCTGCCCGACCCCGAACTCCTCGGCAAGCAGCTGCTGGAGACCGAGCTGGCGGGCGGCGCCGATGCCGCCGACGCCCTCAGGCGGCCCTGA
- the purM gene encoding phosphoribosylformylglycinamidine cyclo-ligase, with product MPAESSGASYAAAGVDIEAGDRAVQLMKEWVKKTQRPETVGGLGGFAGLFDASALKRYERPLLASATDGVGTKVDLARKMGVYDTIGHDLVGMVVDDLVVCGAEPLFMTDYICVGKVFPERVAAIVKGIAEGCVLAGCALVGGETAEHPGLLGEDDFDVAGAGTGVVEADRLLGADRIRTGDVVIAMESSGLHSNGYSLVRHVVFDRLGWSLEREVEEFGRTLGAELLEPTRIYSLDCLALTRTTEVHAFSHITGGGLANNLARVVPDHLHATVDRSTWTPGAVFDLIGSAGQVERTELEKTLNMGVGMIAVVPEESVDSALTTLADRGVGAWVAGGIVDRQSTGAATGAALTGDYA from the coding sequence ATGCCAGCTGAATCCTCCGGTGCCTCCTACGCCGCCGCGGGCGTCGACATCGAGGCCGGCGACCGCGCCGTCCAGCTGATGAAGGAGTGGGTGAAGAAGACCCAGCGCCCCGAGACCGTCGGCGGCCTCGGCGGCTTCGCCGGCCTCTTCGACGCCTCCGCGCTCAAGCGCTACGAGCGTCCGCTGCTCGCCTCGGCCACCGACGGCGTCGGTACGAAGGTCGATCTGGCCCGCAAGATGGGCGTCTACGACACGATCGGCCACGACCTCGTGGGCATGGTCGTGGACGACCTGGTGGTGTGCGGCGCCGAACCGCTGTTCATGACCGACTACATCTGCGTCGGCAAGGTCTTCCCCGAACGGGTCGCCGCCATCGTCAAGGGCATCGCCGAGGGCTGTGTGCTGGCCGGCTGCGCCCTCGTCGGCGGCGAGACGGCCGAGCACCCCGGCCTCCTCGGTGAGGACGACTTCGACGTCGCCGGCGCCGGTACGGGCGTGGTCGAGGCGGACCGGCTGCTGGGCGCGGATCGTATCCGTACGGGTGACGTGGTGATCGCCATGGAGTCCTCCGGGCTTCACTCCAACGGGTACTCGCTCGTCCGGCACGTGGTGTTCGACAGGCTGGGCTGGTCGCTGGAGCGCGAGGTCGAGGAGTTCGGCCGCACGCTCGGCGCGGAGCTGCTGGAGCCCACCAGGATCTACTCGCTGGACTGCCTGGCCCTGACCAGGACCACCGAGGTGCACGCTTTCAGCCACATCACCGGCGGCGGCCTTGCCAACAACCTGGCGCGCGTCGTCCCGGACCATCTGCACGCGACCGTGGACCGCTCGACCTGGACGCCGGGCGCGGTCTTCGACCTGATCGGCTCGGCGGGTCAGGTGGAGCGTACGGAGCTGGAGAAGACGCTCAACATGGGCGTCGGCATGATCGCCGTCGTCCCCGAGGAGTCGGTGGACAGCGCCCTCACGACGCTCGCCGACCGGGGCGTGGGCGCCTGGGTGGCCGGCGGCATCGTGGACCGACAGAGCACCGGCGCGGCTACTGGCGCGGCGCTGACCGGGGACTATGCCTAG
- a CDS encoding DUF3073 domain-containing protein, whose product MGRGRAKAKQTKVARQLKYNSGGTDLSRLANELGASPSSQPPNAEPFEDDDEEDDPYAQYAELYNDDEEDEESGPSSQRRGA is encoded by the coding sequence ATGGGGCGCGGCCGGGCCAAGGCCAAGCAGACAAAGGTCGCCCGCCAGCTGAAGTACAACAGCGGCGGGACAGACCTGTCGCGTCTGGCCAATGAGCTGGGCGCATCACCTTCGAGTCAACCGCCGAACGCTGAGCCGTTCGAGGATGACGACGAGGAAGATGACCCGTACGCACAGTACGCGGAGCTGTACAACGACGACGAAGAGGACGAGGAGTCCGGCCCGTCGTCACAGCGTCGCGGCGCTTGA